A single window of Vibrio stylophorae DNA harbors:
- a CDS encoding DUF2802 domain-containing protein → MAILDYLAYITLAITICTFLYAVVAIAMERRARQKLEQKFQNAEILLRAFRKQNDSITKQFNELRTGVISMSQKVTQLAQEMQEIEARQQDAQRNDPEGRLYSRASKMVQLGADIEELMTECELPKAEAELLMNLQKRMRNS, encoded by the coding sequence ATGGCGATCCTCGATTATCTTGCTTACATTACTCTCGCGATCACCATCTGCACTTTTTTGTATGCGGTGGTGGCCATTGCGATGGAGCGCCGAGCGCGGCAAAAATTGGAGCAGAAGTTCCAAAATGCCGAGATCCTGCTGCGCGCCTTTCGCAAGCAAAATGATAGCATCACCAAGCAGTTCAATGAGCTGCGTACTGGTGTGATCAGCATGAGTCAAAAGGTGACTCAACTTGCGCAGGAGATGCAAGAGATCGAAGCCCGTCAGCAAGATGCGCAGCGTAATGACCCAGAAGGCCGACTCTACAGCCGCGCCAGTAAAATGGTGCAACTGGGCGCTGATATCGAAGAGCTGATGACCGAGTGCGAATTGCCAAAGGCTGAAGCCGAACTGCTGATGAACCTGCAAAAAAGAATGCGCAATTCATAG
- a CDS encoding chemotaxis protein CheW, translating into MTQVNAAEMYKEDSNDRVIQWVTFQLEAEIYGINVMQVREVLRYTEIAPVPGAPDYVLGIINLRGNVVTVIDTRARFGLMPGEITDNTRIVIIEAEKQVIGILVDSVAEVVDLKGSDIDTTPSVGTEESARFIQGVSNRDGQLLILVDLNKLLSDEEWEEMSML; encoded by the coding sequence ATGACTCAGGTTAATGCTGCTGAAATGTATAAAGAAGATAGCAATGATCGTGTGATTCAGTGGGTTACCTTCCAATTGGAAGCAGAAATCTACGGTATCAATGTTATGCAAGTACGTGAAGTGCTGCGTTATACTGAAATTGCACCTGTACCTGGTGCGCCGGATTATGTACTAGGGATCATCAACCTTCGCGGTAACGTGGTCACTGTGATTGATACCCGTGCTCGCTTTGGTTTGATGCCTGGTGAGATCACAGACAATACCCGTATCGTGATTATTGAAGCTGAAAAACAAGTGATTGGTATTTTGGTGGATAGCGTTGCCGAAGTGGTTGATCTGAAAGGTTCAGACATCGACACTACACCAAGCGTTGGTACCGAAGAAAGCGCACGCTTTATTCAGGGCGTGAGCAATCGCGATGGTCAGTTGTTGATCCTTGTTGATTTAAACAAACTGCTCTCTGATGAAGAGTGGGAAGAGATGAGCATGCTGTAA